A genomic window from Methanobrevibacter sp. TLL-48-HuF1 includes:
- a CDS encoding Mur ligase family protein, translating into MKAAVIGLGVEGKKAVNSLLNHGWDVYATDLNSKVDLSDLELPMISMNLVSGDETVSIVSDNLTVDLGFSNSHAIEECDAIAISPSMYGGAFANKLLEKGKLLSNVVTKHKDLFTIGITGTNGKTTSVHMLKTILENAGKKVLVGGNGGGGFSGYYDLVLEASNDDYDILLVEVCDMTLDFCNYCFDFDMVGLTNIGNDHMNVHKTIANYKNTLVRFFEGKTIFTAFNQDFNADFKEVADKTIPFFEYDEKLQVCGRFNALNAGLAAAIATELKISKDSIMKSLADFKAVEGRMNVYKINNASIFVGKTDNSDALTSVLSENDFYALFIGTPRANEEHRLSILDEAVKYNPEVIVLFPGLDDTIDMGLYRLNSLGYEGRIEIANSLDEIIALIAEFSHEDALFIGGNGQEAIIEIQERIRLLSENL; encoded by the coding sequence ATGAAAGCAGCAGTTATAGGTTTAGGTGTAGAAGGAAAAAAAGCAGTTAATTCTCTTTTAAATCATGGTTGGGATGTTTATGCAACTGATTTAAATAGTAAAGTTGATTTATCAGATTTGGAATTACCTATGATTTCAATGAATTTGGTTAGTGGTGATGAAACTGTTTCTATTGTTTCTGATAATTTAACTGTTGATTTAGGTTTTTCAAATTCACATGCAATTGAAGAATGTGATGCAATAGCGATTAGTCCCAGCATGTATGGGGGAGCTTTTGCAAATAAATTGCTTGAAAAAGGTAAACTGTTAAGTAATGTTGTAACTAAGCATAAAGACCTTTTTACTATTGGCATTACTGGAACTAATGGTAAAACTACTAGTGTTCATATGTTAAAAACTATTTTGGAAAATGCTGGTAAAAAAGTTTTAGTCGGTGGAAATGGTGGTGGAGGCTTTTCAGGTTACTATGATTTAGTTTTAGAAGCCTCAAACGACGATTATGATATATTACTTGTTGAAGTTTGTGACATGACACTTGATTTTTGCAATTATTGTTTTGATTTTGACATGGTAGGTCTTACTAATATTGGTAATGATCATATGAATGTTCATAAGACAATAGCCAATTATAAAAATACTTTAGTGAGATTCTTTGAAGGAAAAACGATTTTTACAGCTTTTAATCAAGATTTCAATGCTGATTTTAAAGAAGTTGCTGATAAAACTATTCCTTTTTTTGAATATGATGAAAAGTTACAGGTTTGTGGTAGATTCAATGCATTAAATGCTGGTTTGGCTGCAGCTATAGCTACTGAATTAAAAATATCTAAGGATAGTATTATGAAATCTTTAGCTGATTTTAAAGCAGTTGAAGGTAGAATGAATGTTTATAAGATTAATAATGCTTCTATTTTTGTAGGTAAAACTGATAATTCTGATGCATTAACTTCAGTTTTAAGTGAAAATGATTTCTATGCATTATTTATAGGCACTCCTAGAGCTAATGAAGAACATAGATTAAGTATTTTAGATGAAGCAGTTAAATATAATCCTGAAGTCATTGTTCTGTTTCCGGGATTAGATGATACTATTGATATGGGATTGTATCGTTTAAATAGTCTTGGTTATGAGGGCAGAATTGAGATAGCTAACTCATTAGATGAGATAATTGCCCTTATTGCTGAATTCTCTCATGAAGATGCACTTTTCATTGGAGGTAACGGTCAGGAAGCTATTATTGAAATCCAGGAAAGAATAAGGCTCTTGTCTGAAAACCTTTAG
- a CDS encoding NTP transferase domain-containing protein translates to MTVSAIITAAGKNSRMRKDQISRNISVKNKLILPFHNKTVLETTIDNALSSNVDECIVVLGHYSDEIKEAIFDNYKDSVKFVENNPVDVGLSVSLLNGLKNISSDFALCITGDQPTVSSETFDEMINVCKNSDNPEKTIAILRRRKTGLLDTAEGLGMPFVAFKDNLIKYLENENDNLNPILRKIFDDGYTFYGIKEKNELELLNINHYDDYLKLFDNF, encoded by the coding sequence ATGACAGTTTCAGCTATTATTACCGCTGCAGGTAAAAATTCCCGTATGAGAAAAGATCAGATTTCTAGAAATATTTCAGTAAAAAACAAACTTATTCTTCCGTTTCATAATAAAACTGTTTTAGAGACAACTATTGACAATGCATTATCTTCAAATGTAGATGAATGTATTGTGGTATTAGGCCATTATAGTGATGAAATAAAAGAAGCTATTTTTGATAATTATAAAGACTCTGTAAAATTTGTAGAAAATAATCCTGTTGATGTAGGTTTATCAGTATCTCTTTTAAACGGTTTAAAAAATATCAGTTCTGATTTTGCACTTTGCATAACTGGAGACCAGCCAACAGTATCAAGTGAAACGTTTGATGAAATGATTAATGTTTGTAAAAATTCAGATAATCCTGAAAAAACAATAGCTATTTTAAGACGTAGAAAAACAGGTTTATTAGACACTGCTGAGGGATTAGGAATGCCTTTTGTAGCATTTAAAGATAATTTAATAAAATATTTGGAAAATGAAAATGATAATTTAAATCCAATTTTAAGAAAAATATTTGATGATGGTTATACTTTTTATGGTATAAAAGAAAAAAATGAACTGGAATTATTAAATATAAATCATTATGATGATTATTTAAAGTTATTCGATAACTTTTAG
- a CDS encoding DUF169 domain-containing protein, with product MSSLETNQKYSKVLEDNVKLTCKAVAVKLLASEDELPEGYDLIDEKVRHCEMIRKASYGEKFYSTIEQQACLGGAGAIGLRDMPPKLASGEKYFELGRFKDLETAKAATEKLSIIKERYWGIVYSPLDEATFKPDVVLIITEPVGGMKLAQTIVYSSGDKVRPNFAGIQSLCGDALANPFITGGVNFTLGCDGSRNAADIKDNEMTIGISGEKLEEVISNLKVIE from the coding sequence ATGAGTAGTTTAGAAACCAATCAAAAGTATAGTAAAGTACTTGAAGACAATGTTAAACTAACCTGTAAAGCAGTAGCTGTTAAACTTTTAGCTAGTGAAGATGAACTTCCTGAAGGCTATGATCTAATAGATGAAAAGGTCAGACATTGTGAAATGATTAGAAAAGCATCATATGGGGAAAAATTTTATAGTACTATTGAACAGCAAGCCTGTTTAGGTGGAGCTGGAGCTATTGGTCTTAGAGATATGCCTCCTAAATTAGCTAGTGGAGAAAAATATTTTGAATTAGGAAGATTTAAAGATTTGGAAACTGCAAAAGCAGCTACTGAAAAACTTTCAATAATAAAAGAAAGATATTGGGGAATTGTATATTCACCTTTAGACGAAGCTACTTTCAAACCCGATGTAGTTTTAATAATTACCGAACCTGTTGGCGGAATGAAATTAGCTCAAACTATTGTTTATTCTTCAGGAGATAAAGTCAGACCTAATTTTGCAGGTATCCAATCACTTTGTGGTGACGCTTTAGCTAATCCGTTTATAACTGGTGGAGTTAATTTCACATTAGGCTGTGACGGTTCCAGAAATGCAGCAGATATTAAAGACAATGAAATGACTATTGGAATTAGTGGTGAAAAATTAGAAGAAGTTATTTCAAACCTAAAAGTTATCGAATAA